A window of the Marinifilum sp. JC120 genome harbors these coding sequences:
- the ruvB gene encoding Holliday junction branch migration DNA helicase RuvB, which produces MESNGSDDHIRPQRLADFIGQDDLRDNLDVFIQAARGRGNAMDHSLFYGNPGLGKTTLARIIASELGVNLITTSGPVIERSGDLAAILTNLSRNDILFIDEIHRVPANVEEVLYPAMEDFNIDLIIGQGPAARTVKIDLEPFTLVGATTRLGLLTSPLRDRFGCIFRLEFYSPEELARIVTRAARIFDLKVTDEGALIIGKRSRGTPRIANRLLRRVRDFATVHGDGVVTGELADMALNKLDVDPLGLDYMDRKILSILIDQFGGGPVGVKTIAVACSEEVRTIEDIYEPYLIQCGFLKRTSRGRVATARAYQHLQKVASGGQGSLF; this is translated from the coding sequence ATGGAAAGCAACGGTTCAGACGATCACATCAGACCGCAACGGCTGGCCGATTTTATCGGACAGGATGATCTGCGCGACAACCTCGATGTCTTCATTCAAGCTGCGCGTGGGCGCGGCAATGCCATGGACCATTCCCTTTTCTACGGCAACCCCGGTTTGGGAAAAACAACTCTTGCCCGGATTATTGCTTCTGAGCTCGGGGTCAATCTCATTACCACATCCGGTCCTGTAATAGAACGCAGCGGCGATCTTGCTGCCATCCTGACCAATCTATCCCGCAACGACATACTTTTCATCGATGAAATCCACCGCGTGCCTGCCAATGTAGAGGAAGTGCTTTATCCGGCCATGGAGGATTTCAATATCGACCTCATCATCGGGCAGGGACCTGCCGCCCGTACCGTGAAGATCGACCTTGAACCGTTTACTCTAGTAGGTGCCACAACCCGTTTGGGGCTGCTGACATCACCTTTGCGTGACCGTTTCGGCTGTATTTTTCGCTTGGAATTCTATTCTCCCGAAGAGCTGGCCCGTATCGTTACCCGCGCGGCCCGTATTTTCGACCTCAAGGTAACGGACGAAGGCGCGCTGATCATCGGCAAGCGTTCGCGCGGCACTCCGCGTATTGCCAACCGCCTTCTGCGCAGAGTTCGAGATTTTGCCACTGTGCATGGTGATGGGGTCGTAACTGGTGAACTCGCCGATATGGCGTTGAACAAGCTGGATGTTGACCCGCTTGGACTCGATTACATGGACCGCAAGATTCTTTCTATTTTGATAGATCAGTTCGGTGGCGGTCCTGTAGGTGTAAAGACCATCGCCGTGGCCTGTTCCGAAGAAGTGCGCACCATTGAGGATATTTACGAACCGTATCTCATTCAGTGCGGTTTTTTGAAACGCACATCCCGCGGACGTGTTGCTACCGCTAGAGCTTACCAGCATCTTCAGAAGGTTGCTTCCGGGGGGCAGGGTAGTTTGTTTTAA
- a CDS encoding GGDEF domain-containing protein: MSIRVKLIMAVTAILVGAFVLISLFNYNVSRKNIHDEIVYSALPLTRDNIYSEIQSGLMRPIFVSSLMANDTFLQDWTAYGETDPNAITRYLSEIQDKYGFFSVFFVSASTRKYYYPGGVLKKVSEQDRHDVWYYDFVKSGEGFDLDVDTNEAASNILTIFINHRVEDNDGKFLGVAGVGLKMDKVSKLLASFSEKYSKQIFLVDLSGVVQAHSNVNLIGKVNIKNLPGLTTVAEQMLSPNSDPAIFEFSAGGEKEYLTTRYIPEFEWVLVVQQSEKGSLGAARDNLSRTILVGGGTTLLIVFLSILAINHFQIRLEKQAGTDALTGLANRRSFENRFEAAMNNYFRNGNDFSIILLDVDGFKRVNDLCGHLQGDILIKDISSKVCSAIRNDDFCARWGGDEFIILVSGNVDIAMSVAERIRSSACCNCKCDDEVSEGEEVRITVSCGVAGFNADDSLDSLAQRADKAMYESKVLGKDRVVKG, from the coding sequence ATGTCCATACGAGTTAAACTGATAATGGCAGTGACCGCTATTCTGGTTGGCGCATTTGTTCTCATCAGTCTTTTCAACTATAATGTTTCCCGTAAAAATATTCATGATGAAATAGTATATTCCGCCTTACCGCTGACCCGCGACAATATATATTCAGAAATTCAGTCCGGGCTGATGCGTCCTATCTTTGTGTCATCGCTCATGGCAAACGATACTTTCCTTCAGGATTGGACCGCTTACGGAGAGACTGATCCAAATGCCATCACGCGTTATCTGAGCGAGATTCAAGACAAGTATGGATTTTTCAGTGTTTTTTTTGTCTCAGCGAGCACCAGAAAATATTATTACCCCGGTGGGGTTTTAAAAAAGGTTTCCGAACAGGACAGGCACGATGTTTGGTATTATGATTTTGTAAAATCCGGTGAGGGATTTGATCTTGATGTTGATACCAACGAGGCGGCGAGTAATATTCTGACCATTTTTATTAATCACCGAGTTGAGGATAATGATGGAAAGTTTCTTGGAGTTGCCGGTGTTGGTCTTAAGATGGATAAAGTTTCAAAGCTTTTAGCAAGTTTTTCTGAAAAGTATTCCAAGCAAATATTTTTAGTAGATTTGTCCGGTGTGGTGCAGGCGCATAGCAATGTGAATTTAATAGGAAAGGTAAATATCAAGAATTTACCGGGCCTGACGACAGTGGCAGAACAGATGCTCAGTCCTAACAGCGATCCCGCGATATTTGAATTTTCTGCCGGCGGTGAAAAGGAATATTTAACCACTCGTTATATTCCTGAATTTGAATGGGTACTTGTGGTGCAGCAAAGTGAGAAAGGTTCTCTCGGCGCAGCGCGAGATAATTTATCAAGAACTATTTTGGTTGGTGGCGGCACAACTCTGTTAATTGTTTTTTTGAGTATTCTGGCTATTAATCATTTTCAAATACGGCTGGAGAAACAGGCCGGGACAGACGCTCTCACCGGGTTAGCCAACCGTCGTTCATTTGAGAATCGCTTTGAAGCAGCCATGAATAATTATTTCCGTAATGGAAATGATTTTTCAATAATTCTGCTGGATGTTGACGGTTTTAAGCGCGTGAATGATTTATGTGGGCACTTGCAAGGGGATATCCTAATTAAGGATATTTCATCCAAAGTATGCTCAGCAATTAGAAATGATGATTTTTGTGCCCGTTGGGGCGGCGATGAATTTATTATTCTGGTTTCCGGTAATGTGGATATAGCCATGAGCGTGGCAGAGCGCATTCGTTCATCTGCGTGTTGCAACTGTAAGTGTGATGATGAGGTTTCTGAGGGTGAAGAAGTCAGGATCACAGTCAGTTGCGGTGTAGCCGGATTTAATGCTGATGATTCCCTTGATTCCTTGGCCCAGCGTGCTGACAAGGCTATGTACGAATCGAAAGTGCTGGGGAAGGATCGGGTTGTTAAGGGTTGA
- a CDS encoding transposase codes for MEAVSESRDELLERLISSEEEARNFLLHKALGDRKPFCPRCREHKLYNLNGDRYRCSSCKYTFQDFSGRWINNGGLSCREWVRLIQMFSEDHTAHAISIDLELSYNATYKAITALRFAILAQAIDAQQLLSAETGLHKHLKNKKLTGVPSKKSTGTIPVFGIMEKNGWVFIDLMQNITAESVFHFNHNFHLKLVRHGSLIHTDRYQKYDSLILCGDDSLPLDYIRKYPDITPHIEISGGEFWQFARQRFKRYKGISPHRFPLYLKELEFRFNNRSKDLFDLLTSYICKIVPDVD; via the coding sequence CTGGAGGCTGTTTCCGAAAGCAGGGATGAATTGCTTGAACGTCTGATATCCTCCGAGGAGGAAGCCAGAAATTTCCTGCTGCACAAAGCCTTGGGGGACCGCAAACCTTTCTGCCCGCGCTGCCGGGAGCATAAGCTCTACAATCTCAATGGTGACCGCTACCGCTGCTCTTCCTGCAAGTATACCTTTCAGGATTTCAGCGGACGCTGGATCAACAACGGCGGTCTCTCCTGCCGCGAATGGGTGCGCCTGATCCAGATGTTCTCAGAGGATCACACCGCGCATGCAATCTCCATCGACTTAGAACTTTCCTACAACGCAACCTATAAGGCCATCACTGCATTAAGGTTCGCAATCCTGGCGCAGGCCATTGATGCCCAGCAGCTGCTGAGTGCTGAAACGGGTCTGCACAAGCATCTCAAGAACAAAAAATTGACCGGGGTGCCTTCCAAGAAATCCACCGGGACCATCCCCGTATTCGGAATAATGGAAAAGAACGGTTGGGTGTTCATCGACTTAATGCAGAATATCACTGCCGAGTCAGTCTTTCACTTCAACCACAACTTCCACCTAAAGCTGGTCCGCCACGGCAGTTTAATCCACACCGACCGCTACCAGAAGTACGATTCCCTGATCCTCTGCGGAGATGATTCCCTACCGCTGGATTATATCCGCAAATACCCGGATATCACCCCGCACATAGAAATTTCCGGCGGGGAATTCTGGCAATTCGCCCGGCAGCGTTTCAAGCGTTACAAAGGAATATCCCCGCATCGTTTTCCTTTGTATTTGAAAGAATTGGAATTCAGGTTTAACAATCGTTCGAAAGATTTGTTTGATTTATTGACTAGTTATATTTGTAAGATTGTGCCGGACGTAGATTAG
- the moaA gene encoding GTP 3',8-cyclase MoaA, with translation MVLTDKIGRTVNYLRLSVTDRCNLRCMYCVTKDFKHIPHPDILRYEEMLRLVDLAASMNISKLRLTGGEPFARRGFMDFISAVMTSHPEMDLRITTNGTLIEPLVPELKKIGVSRLNISLDTLDRETFKEVTGRDHLNDVLDAISTCLSAGIRVKVNAVAMKGINDKELGSFIDFARENPIDMRFIEFMPMGDDTKSDSKFWSADDILEQAQQYAVLKREKARPENHGPARMYSIEGSEGRLGLISPVSSHFCATCNRLRITSDGKLRTCLFSDRTYKLRNILRNPNLDDETLRRVIAAATRDKPLGYHLLEQRSGCEGVCETQMSAIGG, from the coding sequence ATGGTACTTACCGACAAGATAGGCCGCACAGTCAATTACCTGCGGCTGAGTGTCACTGACCGCTGTAATCTGCGCTGCATGTATTGCGTGACCAAGGATTTCAAGCACATCCCCCACCCGGATATCCTGCGTTACGAGGAAATGCTGCGGCTGGTGGATTTAGCTGCTTCCATGAATATTTCCAAGCTGAGACTCACCGGAGGCGAACCCTTCGCCCGCCGTGGTTTCATGGATTTTATTTCAGCAGTCATGACCAGCCACCCGGAAATGGACCTGCGCATCACCACCAACGGGACACTCATTGAACCACTGGTGCCGGAGCTTAAAAAAATCGGAGTCAGCAGGCTGAATATATCGCTTGATACCCTTGATCGGGAAACCTTCAAGGAAGTCACCGGACGCGATCACCTGAATGACGTACTTGACGCAATCTCAACCTGCCTTTCAGCCGGAATACGAGTTAAGGTCAACGCAGTAGCCATGAAAGGCATCAATGATAAGGAACTAGGTTCCTTCATTGATTTTGCACGGGAGAATCCCATTGACATGCGCTTCATTGAATTCATGCCCATGGGAGACGACACCAAGTCTGACAGCAAATTCTGGTCTGCGGATGATATCCTTGAACAAGCTCAGCAGTATGCAGTGCTGAAAAGAGAAAAGGCCAGGCCGGAAAATCACGGTCCGGCGCGCATGTACTCAATAGAAGGCAGCGAGGGTAGGCTGGGTCTTATTTCCCCGGTCAGCTCCCACTTCTGTGCCACCTGCAACAGGCTGCGCATTACCTCCGACGGTAAACTGCGCACCTGCCTTTTTTCCGACCGGACCTACAAGCTGCGTAATATTTTAAGGAATCCCAACCTCGATGATGAAACACTGCGTCGGGTTATAGCCGCTGCTACCCGCGACAAGCCGCTGGGATACCATCTCTTAGAACAAAGATCAGGATGTGAAGGTGTATGCGAAACACAGATGTCGGCAATAGGCGGATAG
- the fdhE gene encoding formate dehydrogenase accessory protein FdhE: MNFDYNSAKDQLDKKVSELREKPFLPEELVNLISNVAAIQLEAQQHSSPTIPTNLASDDANLQGRPLLAREDFTYDYEQACKLVDEFAELVGKEEGAIAEASGLITESIKSGELDLKQAFKAYLETNDDFFMGWAEKMPEAPRTLSFLIQSALTPSIKTVAAALEEKLPHQKVDISERSDNDELDFELEQPAPRNHGHCPICGSVPFMHTLHHQQGFRYANCSFCHTEYRVRRMACAYCDESNADNLKFFTVEEAPGYRVDVCGSCKTYIKTTDFREIDKTSVPALNDLESLPLDFVAVEEGYNRGTLSVWGF; encoded by the coding sequence ATGAATTTTGATTACAACAGTGCCAAGGATCAGCTGGATAAAAAAGTATCTGAGCTGCGGGAAAAGCCTTTCCTCCCGGAAGAGCTTGTTAATTTAATTTCAAATGTTGCCGCAATCCAGCTGGAAGCACAGCAGCACTCCTCTCCAACCATACCGACAAATCTTGCTTCTGACGATGCAAACCTGCAAGGACGCCCCCTGCTTGCACGCGAAGATTTTACTTATGATTACGAACAGGCATGCAAGCTTGTCGATGAGTTTGCCGAACTGGTGGGTAAAGAAGAAGGTGCCATTGCCGAAGCATCGGGACTCATCACCGAAAGCATCAAATCCGGTGAATTAGACCTGAAACAGGCTTTCAAGGCATACCTTGAAACAAATGATGACTTTTTCATGGGCTGGGCAGAAAAAATGCCCGAAGCTCCGCGTACCCTCAGTTTCCTCATCCAGTCCGCACTGACTCCTTCCATAAAGACAGTTGCCGCTGCACTGGAAGAAAAACTCCCCCATCAAAAGGTTGACATATCCGAACGGTCCGACAATGACGAGCTTGATTTCGAGCTGGAGCAGCCTGCACCGCGCAACCACGGACACTGTCCCATCTGTGGCTCCGTGCCGTTCATGCACACCCTGCATCACCAGCAAGGCTTTCGCTATGCCAACTGTTCCTTCTGCCACACCGAGTACCGTGTGCGCAGGATGGCTTGTGCTTATTGCGATGAATCAAACGCGGACAACCTCAAATTTTTCACTGTAGAAGAAGCTCCGGGCTACCGGGTCGATGTCTGCGGTTCCTGCAAGACCTACATAAAAACCACTGATTTCAGGGAAATTGACAAAACATCCGTCCCAGCTCTCAATGACCTTGAATCCCTGCCCCTTGATTTCGTGGCTGTGGAAGAAGGGTACAACCGGGGCACTCTATCTGTCTGGGGGTTCTAA
- the fdhD gene encoding formate dehydrogenase accessory sulfurtransferase FdhD: MMKESFSYTVKEYSGGEFKEKEISSILEIPLTINLNGREVVTLLTTARYPDYLAIGFLKSDAYISSRDQVTDLKITEYEDRIIADISTSHDPWKGRVLEYSITSGCGKGTNFGRNVSTISKRNISSQLTVTPEQILKHANELHSRSTLYTKTRGCHNSSLCTPEEMLYFREDIGRHNAIDMIVGQCFLENVPTDGKMIVSTGRVASEILLKTVRIGVPVLASTAVATSFSVELARKIGITLIGNISKTGFWVYNDQGRISGL; the protein is encoded by the coding sequence ATGATGAAAGAGAGTTTCAGCTATACAGTAAAAGAATATTCAGGTGGCGAATTCAAGGAAAAAGAGATCAGCAGCATCCTTGAAATTCCTTTGACTATCAATCTTAATGGACGTGAAGTAGTGACCCTGCTGACCACGGCCCGCTACCCGGATTACCTCGCCATAGGTTTCTTGAAATCGGATGCCTATATTTCCTCCCGTGATCAGGTTACCGACCTGAAAATAACTGAATATGAAGACCGCATCATCGCGGACATCAGTACCAGTCATGATCCGTGGAAAGGAAGAGTCCTCGAATATTCCATAACATCCGGTTGCGGCAAGGGCACCAATTTCGGGCGCAATGTTTCCACCATTTCTAAACGGAATATCAGCTCACAACTGACGGTCACCCCGGAACAGATTCTGAAACATGCCAATGAGCTGCATTCCCGCTCTACTCTTTATACCAAGACCCGCGGTTGCCATAACTCATCTCTGTGCACCCCCGAAGAAATGCTCTACTTCCGCGAAGATATCGGCCGCCACAACGCCATCGACATGATCGTGGGCCAATGTTTCCTTGAAAATGTGCCAACAGACGGGAAAATGATCGTTTCCACCGGACGGGTGGCATCTGAGATCCTGCTCAAGACTGTTCGCATCGGGGTTCCTGTATTGGCTTCAACAGCCGTTGCAACCAGTTTTTCAGTGGAACTGGCCCGCAAAATAGGTATCACCCTCATCGGCAATATATCCAAGACCGGATTCTGGGTTTACAACGATCAGGGCCGCATTAGCGGGTTGTAA
- a CDS encoding tungsten ABC transporter substrate-binding protein, with amino-acid sequence MKKLKVLLLALALVSLLVAPGLVKAETLMMATTTSTDNTGLLDDLAPMFKKDTGIELKWTAVGTGKALKMGQNCDVDVLMVHAPAAEQKYVDMGALKDRREVMYNDFVIIGPDSDPAGVKGLPVVEAMKAIADSKAAFVSRGDNSGTNKKEISLWKVAGMAVPDKAKWYIQTGQGMIKSITVAEERDAYIMTDRGTYIKYSANKNGSPELKVLVEGDKSLFNQYSVLAVDPANCKNAKYELATKFSEWMASPKTQKAIGNFKLLGKKLFIPNAK; translated from the coding sequence ATGAAAAAACTTAAAGTACTTCTGCTTGCTCTCGCTCTCGTTTCCCTGCTCGTTGCTCCGGGATTGGTCAAGGCTGAAACCCTGATGATGGCTACCACCACCAGTACAGACAATACCGGCCTGCTGGATGATCTGGCTCCTATGTTTAAAAAGGATACCGGTATTGAATTGAAGTGGACTGCTGTCGGAACCGGTAAAGCTCTCAAAATGGGCCAGAACTGCGATGTTGACGTGCTCATGGTACATGCTCCCGCTGCTGAGCAGAAATATGTTGATATGGGCGCGCTCAAAGATCGCCGCGAAGTAATGTACAACGACTTCGTCATTATCGGTCCTGATTCCGATCCCGCAGGCGTTAAAGGCCTTCCCGTTGTGGAGGCCATGAAAGCTATTGCCGATTCCAAGGCTGCTTTTGTAAGTCGTGGCGACAATTCCGGTACCAACAAAAAAGAAATTTCCCTCTGGAAAGTTGCAGGAATGGCTGTTCCCGATAAAGCCAAATGGTACATCCAGACCGGACAGGGCATGATCAAAAGTATCACCGTTGCTGAAGAACGTGATGCCTACATTATGACTGACCGCGGTACCTACATTAAATACAGTGCTAACAAGAACGGTTCCCCTGAACTGAAAGTTCTGGTGGAAGGCGACAAGTCTCTCTTCAACCAGTACAGCGTATTGGCTGTTGATCCTGCGAACTGCAAGAACGCTAAGTACGAACTGGCTACCAAGTTCTCCGAGTGGATGGCTTCTCCCAAGACCCAGAAAGCAATCGGCAACTTTAAACTGCTCGGTAAAAAACTCTTCATTCCTAACGCAAAATAA
- a CDS encoding ABC transporter permease subunit, which translates to MDFIFNGFWQAFVLLFSADPETYSAIYTTICVTTISISATLIFGAPLGFLLGYHEFPGKRVIRLITDTLLSFPTVVIGLLVYAMLSRRGPMGEMELLFSIPGIAVGQTLLGLPIVIAMMATAVENLDLRLKQTLLTLGASHGQILRTTLWEARYSLMLAAAAAYGRIVSEIGISMMVGGNIKWHTRTITTAIALETGKGEFAMGIALGLVLMIIAFAVNYSMSGVRKRAGQ; encoded by the coding sequence ATGGATTTTATTTTTAACGGTTTCTGGCAGGCGTTTGTGCTTCTGTTTTCCGCTGACCCGGAAACCTATTCCGCTATCTATACCACCATCTGTGTGACTACCATTTCCATCAGCGCAACCCTGATTTTCGGTGCGCCGTTGGGATTTCTTCTTGGCTATCATGAATTTCCCGGTAAAAGGGTTATACGCCTTATTACCGATACCCTGCTTTCTTTTCCCACTGTTGTTATCGGGCTGCTGGTTTACGCTATGCTTTCCCGCAGGGGGCCTATGGGCGAGATGGAGCTTCTTTTTAGTATTCCCGGCATCGCTGTAGGGCAGACTTTGCTTGGATTGCCTATTGTCATTGCCATGATGGCTACGGCGGTGGAGAATCTTGATCTGCGCCTCAAGCAGACTCTGCTGACCCTTGGAGCTTCGCACGGGCAGATTTTACGCACTACTCTCTGGGAGGCCCGCTACAGCCTCATGCTTGCTGCCGCCGCCGCTTACGGACGCATTGTTTCCGAAATCGGTATTTCCATGATGGTCGGGGGTAACATCAAGTGGCATACCCGGACCATAACCACCGCCATCGCCCTCGAAACAGGCAAGGGAGAATTCGCCATGGGCATTGCTTTGGGGCTGGTGCTTATGATTATTGCTTTTGCGGTTAATTATTCCATGTCCGGAGTCAGAAAAAGGGCGGGCCAGTAA
- a CDS encoding ABC transporter ATP-binding protein, with the protein MKDLFRLENVCQRYNGRQVLALKEFSVGEGAIVGLAGHNGSGKSTLMRMLAFLESPDSGKIFYDGREVEEPELGLRREVTMLTQEPYLLTRSVEANVAYGLELRGEKNIHDRVCDSLIQVGLDPDKFMHRNWFELSGGEAQRVALAARLVLNPRVLLLDEPTASLDFESTQLIHEASVSAREEHGTTLVIVSHDHLWLEEVSDTIYRLESGQLAG; encoded by the coding sequence ATGAAGGATTTGTTCAGGCTCGAAAATGTCTGTCAGCGTTATAACGGCCGGCAGGTGCTCGCCCTTAAGGAATTTTCAGTTGGCGAAGGGGCAATTGTCGGCTTGGCCGGGCATAACGGCAGCGGCAAGAGTACCCTGATGCGTATGCTTGCTTTTCTGGAAAGTCCGGATTCAGGTAAAATTTTCTATGATGGCAGGGAAGTTGAGGAACCGGAGTTGGGTTTACGTCGTGAAGTTACCATGCTTACGCAGGAGCCCTACCTGCTCACGAGGTCGGTAGAAGCAAATGTTGCTTACGGACTTGAACTGCGTGGTGAAAAGAATATTCACGACAGGGTTTGCGATTCCCTGATTCAGGTTGGATTGGACCCGGATAAATTCATGCATCGTAACTGGTTTGAGCTTTCCGGCGGAGAAGCGCAGAGGGTTGCCCTTGCCGCACGTCTGGTTTTGAATCCACGGGTGTTGCTCCTTGATGAACCCACAGCCAGTCTTGACTTTGAATCGACGCAACTGATCCATGAGGCTTCGGTCTCTGCCCGTGAAGAGCATGGCACCACCCTTGTTATTGTCAGCCATGATCACCTTTGGTTGGAAGAGGTTTCCGATACCATTTATCGTCTGGAAAGCGGTCAGCTGGCCGGTTGA
- a CDS encoding DUF4301 family protein: protein MKSSDHKNSTKTLETLLKEAEKVIQQVINSGVAEDKIVEQIQRFRAGFPSTPLIRPCTPDDGISIVNDRERRELVDFFKQALKKGRVSKFVPASGAATRMFKSLLAVYNSTEDEIPTLESSDENVTFCRTFIASLQKFAFHDELERLMADNGVDLDNACRTMDFRTILHYVLSPEGLNYGGLPKGLIPFHSYSDHSRTPFAEHIIEAMEYARDEKNRVRAHFTVPPEHRERIEKHISKILMRYPEMDFQISYSKQSKQTNTIAVDLRGEGFRTNDDRLLFRPAGHGALLVNLNDLQGDIVFLKNIDNVAPDHLKSDTIEYKQIIGGLLVELQNKIFSHVHSIKQETLEKDGLNAIEKFIIDRLSIPLPDSYGSMSKEDKSKWLLSKLNRPIRVCGMVENTGEPGGGPFWVAGPDGIPARQIVEKNQVDLDDPNQAECLSSATHFNPVDIVCGLRDCEGKPFNLLERIDKDSGFISVKSKDGKELKAMELPGLWNGAMADWTTIFVEVPLSTFSPVKTVNDLLEPEHQPAS, encoded by the coding sequence ATGAAATCTTCAGACCATAAAAACAGTACCAAAACTCTGGAAACATTACTTAAGGAAGCTGAAAAAGTTATCCAACAGGTAATTAACAGCGGTGTAGCTGAAGACAAGATAGTAGAACAGATACAAAGATTCCGTGCAGGCTTTCCGAGCACCCCGCTAATCAGACCGTGCACGCCCGATGACGGAATAAGCATCGTAAATGACCGTGAACGACGAGAACTGGTAGATTTTTTCAAACAGGCTCTAAAAAAAGGACGGGTATCCAAATTTGTACCGGCATCAGGAGCAGCCACACGCATGTTCAAATCCCTGCTCGCCGTCTACAATTCCACTGAAGACGAAATCCCCACTCTCGAAAGCAGCGATGAAAACGTCACCTTTTGCCGCACTTTTATTGCTTCACTGCAAAAATTTGCATTCCATGATGAGCTGGAAAGACTAATGGCCGATAATGGAGTAGACTTGGACAACGCATGCCGGACCATGGATTTCAGGACCATCCTGCACTACGTCCTCAGCCCGGAAGGATTGAACTACGGAGGTTTGCCCAAAGGATTAATCCCGTTCCACAGTTATTCCGACCATTCCCGAACCCCTTTTGCAGAACATATTATCGAAGCTATGGAATATGCCCGAGATGAAAAGAACAGAGTCCGTGCTCATTTCACTGTCCCCCCAGAACATAGGGAAAGAATTGAAAAGCACATCTCCAAAATTTTAATGCGCTACCCGGAAATGGACTTCCAAATTTCATACTCAAAACAAAGCAAACAGACCAATACCATCGCCGTTGACCTCAGGGGAGAAGGGTTCCGTACAAACGACGACCGGCTGCTTTTCAGACCTGCCGGACATGGGGCCCTGCTGGTGAATCTGAACGACTTACAGGGTGACATAGTCTTCCTGAAAAACATCGACAACGTTGCTCCGGATCATCTGAAGTCCGACACCATCGAGTACAAGCAAATTATCGGCGGGTTATTGGTAGAGTTGCAAAATAAAATTTTCAGCCACGTCCATAGCATCAAACAAGAAACCCTTGAAAAAGACGGGCTAAACGCCATAGAAAAATTCATCATTGACCGCCTCTCCATACCGCTGCCTGACTCATACGGCTCAATGTCGAAAGAAGATAAGTCCAAGTGGCTGCTCTCCAAGCTCAACCGCCCAATCAGGGTTTGCGGGATGGTTGAAAATACGGGAGAACCCGGTGGCGGACCATTCTGGGTAGCTGGACCGGACGGTATTCCGGCAAGGCAGATTGTGGAAAAAAATCAGGTAGATCTTGATGATCCGAATCAGGCAGAATGCTTAAGCAGCGCAACGCACTTCAACCCGGTAGACATTGTCTGCGGACTGCGTGATTGCGAAGGCAAACCTTTCAACCTGCTCGAAAGAATTGATAAGGATTCCGGATTTATTTCAGTAAAATCAAAAGATGGAAAAGAATTGAAAGCAATGGAACTGCCCGGACTATGGAACGGAGCCATGGCCGACTGGACTACAATTTTTGTTGAAGTGCCATTAAGCACTTTTTCGCCGGTAAAAACCGTGAACGACCTGCTGGAACCTGAGCATCAACCGGCCAGCTGA